The following proteins come from a genomic window of Flavobacterium crocinum:
- a CDS encoding AraC family transcriptional regulator, with protein MSTTKNFYREIAPLSAGDSFLVFDRVKDSFDFPVHYHPEFEINFILNGKGVKRVVGDNIEEIDNVELVLIGPNLYHGWELNKCTSKKIHEITIQFHNDLFHESLLSRRIMNPIRDMFNRSIHGILFSKKTAEELTPRLVRLSKLDGMDYFLEITSLLYDLANSRNQRLLSTYTVDYDTFDDYDKMKLVYEYVQKHFAEKITLEDVANVASMSIISFNRFIKKRTGKTFVNYINDIRIGYAARWLVEKDMSVSEVAFKSGFNNIANFNRSFKATKNCTPSQYREDFSGLKRIL; from the coding sequence ATGAGTACTACAAAAAATTTTTATAGAGAAATTGCACCCCTTTCAGCTGGTGATAGTTTTTTGGTTTTCGATCGTGTAAAAGATAGCTTTGATTTTCCTGTGCATTACCATCCTGAATTTGAGATTAATTTTATCTTAAACGGAAAAGGAGTGAAGAGAGTTGTGGGAGATAATATTGAAGAAATAGATAATGTCGAGTTGGTTTTAATTGGTCCAAATTTATACCACGGCTGGGAACTGAATAAATGTACCAGCAAAAAAATTCACGAAATAACAATTCAGTTTCATAACGATTTATTTCATGAATCTTTATTGTCCAGACGTATTATGAATCCGATTCGGGATATGTTTAATCGGTCTATTCATGGTATTCTTTTTTCAAAAAAAACAGCAGAAGAATTAACACCAAGGCTTGTGAGGCTCTCAAAACTTGATGGGATGGATTATTTTCTGGAAATTACTTCTTTATTGTATGATCTTGCTAATTCCAGAAATCAGCGTTTGTTATCTACTTATACTGTAGACTATGATACTTTTGATGATTATGATAAAATGAAATTGGTTTACGAATATGTGCAGAAACATTTTGCGGAAAAAATAACTTTGGAAGATGTAGCAAATGTAGCTAGCATGTCTATTATTTCTTTTAACCGATTTATTAAAAAACGCACCGGAAAAACTTTTGTCAATTATATAAATGATATCCGGATTGGTTATGCTGCACGCTGGCTGGTAGAAAAAGACATGAGTGTTTCTGAAGTGGCATTTAAATCAGGTTTTAATAATATTGCGAACTTCAATCGCAGTTTTAAGGCAACAAAAAATTGTACACCTAGTCAGTATAGAGAAGATTTTTCCGGCTTGAAACGTATCTTATAG
- a CDS encoding glycoside hydrolase family 26 protein, translated as MKKHFIMLLTAVLIGTSCESQKNSSNTILSLSDKKASSETKTLYQNLNTLSQKGFLFGHQDDLAYGVKWKYEDGRSDIKDVVGDYPAVYGWDIAGLEKDNPNNIDGVPFAKMKQYIVEANARGGISTISWHFDNPATGKDAWNNVPNSLKTILPGEKNHKKFTSWLDKAAVFFLSLKDKNGKNIPILFRPFHELTGGWFWWGKGNCTPEEFKTAWKFTFDYLKNKGVHNLIYVYNTGGFASEADFLANYPGDDYADILSFDSYQNGNDKNGERFINEVQKQFKILNEISIQKNKPMALAEAGYEAVPDPKWWTGTLLKAIGDYKISYVLLWRNHGWQEKEQKMHYYAPFSGQVSEKDFVDFYNLDQTIFEKDIPKKLK; from the coding sequence ATGAAAAAACATTTTATCATGCTTCTGACTGCTGTTTTAATTGGCACTTCTTGCGAATCGCAAAAAAACAGCAGTAATACAATTTTGTCACTTTCAGATAAAAAAGCTTCTTCGGAAACTAAAACACTTTATCAAAACCTAAATACATTATCTCAAAAAGGTTTTCTGTTTGGACATCAGGATGATCTTGCTTATGGTGTAAAATGGAAATATGAAGATGGACGAAGTGATATAAAAGATGTTGTTGGAGACTATCCTGCTGTTTACGGCTGGGATATCGCAGGTTTAGAAAAAGACAATCCAAATAATATAGATGGTGTTCCATTTGCTAAAATGAAACAATATATTGTCGAAGCAAATGCAAGAGGCGGAATTTCAACTATAAGTTGGCATTTTGATAATCCTGCAACAGGGAAAGATGCCTGGAACAATGTTCCTAATTCCCTAAAAACAATCCTTCCCGGCGAGAAAAATCATAAAAAATTTACTTCCTGGCTAGACAAAGCAGCCGTTTTCTTTTTGTCTTTAAAAGATAAAAATGGAAAAAATATTCCTATTCTCTTCAGACCTTTTCATGAACTTACAGGTGGATGGTTTTGGTGGGGAAAAGGAAACTGTACTCCCGAAGAATTCAAAACAGCCTGGAAATTTACCTTTGATTATTTAAAAAATAAAGGAGTTCACAATCTGATTTATGTTTACAACACAGGAGGTTTTGCCAGTGAAGCCGATTTCTTAGCGAACTATCCCGGAGATGATTATGCCGACATTTTAAGTTTTGACAGTTATCAAAATGGTAACGATAAAAATGGAGAACGGTTTATAAATGAAGTTCAAAAACAATTTAAAATCCTCAATGAAATCTCCATTCAAAAAAACAAACCTATGGCATTGGCCGAAGCTGGTTATGAAGCAGTTCCGGATCCTAAATGGTGGACAGGAACTCTCCTAAAAGCAATTGGAGATTATAAAATTTCTTATGTCCTGTTATGGAGAAATCATGGCTGGCAGGAAAAAGAACAAAAAATGCATTATTATGCTCCATTTTCCGGACAAGTAAGCGAGAAAGATTTTGTCGATTTTTATAACCTTGATCAGACTATCTTTGAAAAAGACATTCCAAAAAAATTAAAATAA